From one Methylomonas paludis genomic stretch:
- the pheS gene encoding phenylalanine--tRNA ligase subunit alpha: MSVNSEDIIKQALQALAEATDLNQLDQVRVNYLGKKGVFTQQMKALGNLEPDQRRSVGQVINTIKDAFQEALDARKQVLEQAELQARLNAERVDVTLPGRSQGSSGLHPVTTTLRRIAKIFASVGFDVVEGPEIEDDYHNFGALNIPEHHPARAMHDTFYFDAHTVLRTHTSPVQIRVMESETPPLKVIAPGRVYRCDSDLTHTPMFHQVEGFLVDRDVSFADLKGVVFEFLRAFFEKDIQVRFRPSYFPFTEPSAEVDIECVICDGQGCRVCSQTGWLEVMGCGMIHPEVFTAVNIDHQQFSGFAFGMGVERLAMLRYGINDLRLFFENDLKFLQQFN, encoded by the coding sequence GTGTCGGTTAATAGCGAAGACATCATTAAACAGGCATTGCAGGCGTTGGCTGAAGCCACGGATCTCAATCAACTGGATCAGGTTAGAGTTAATTATCTTGGTAAAAAAGGCGTATTTACCCAGCAAATGAAAGCGCTGGGCAATCTGGAGCCGGATCAACGCCGTAGTGTCGGCCAAGTAATCAATACCATCAAGGACGCCTTTCAGGAAGCGCTTGATGCGCGTAAACAAGTGCTGGAGCAGGCAGAATTGCAGGCCCGGTTAAACGCAGAGCGGGTTGATGTAACCCTGCCGGGCAGAAGCCAGGGCAGTTCCGGATTACATCCGGTGACCACTACGCTGCGCCGCATAGCCAAAATTTTTGCCAGCGTCGGTTTTGATGTCGTGGAAGGCCCGGAAATTGAAGATGATTATCACAATTTTGGGGCGCTGAATATTCCCGAGCATCATCCGGCCCGGGCTATGCACGATACCTTTTATTTTGATGCCCACACCGTGTTGCGCACCCATACCTCGCCGGTGCAAATCAGAGTCATGGAGTCAGAAACACCGCCGCTGAAAGTTATCGCGCCGGGTCGGGTATACCGTTGTGATTCGGATTTGACCCATACCCCGATGTTTCATCAGGTAGAGGGCTTTCTGGTGGATCGCGATGTCAGCTTTGCCGATCTAAAAGGCGTTGTGTTTGAATTTCTCCGGGCCTTTTTTGAAAAAGATATACAGGTACGGTTTCGGCCTTCCTATTTTCCATTCACCGAGCCATCGGCAGAAGTGGATATAGAGTGCGTAATTTGTGATGGCCAGGGGTGCCGGGTTTGCAGTCAGACCGGTTGGCTGGAAGTGATGGGCTGCGGCATGATCCATCCCGAAGTCTTTACAGCGGTGAACATTGATCATCAACAGTTTTCCGGCTTTGCCTTTGGTATGGGTGTCGAACGTCTGGCCATGCTGCGTTATGGGATTAATGATTTGCGACTGTTTTTTGAAAACGATCTCAAGTTTTTGCAACAGTTTAATTAA
- the rplT gene encoding 50S ribosomal protein L20, with protein sequence MARVKRGVTARARHKKILKLAKGYYGARSRVYRVAKQAVIKAGQYAYRDRKQKKRQFRALWIVRINAAARLYGISYSRLINGLNKANVAIDRKVLADLAVRDIDAFGAIAKVAIAHQSKP encoded by the coding sequence ATGGCTAGAGTTAAACGCGGTGTCACCGCACGTGCAAGACACAAAAAAATCTTAAAACTGGCAAAAGGCTATTATGGCGCGCGTAGTCGCGTCTATCGCGTTGCCAAACAGGCGGTAATTAAAGCCGGTCAATACGCATACCGTGACCGTAAACAGAAAAAACGTCAATTCCGGGCTTTATGGATAGTACGTATTAACGCCGCCGCGCGTTTGTACGGCATTTCCTACAGCCGTCTGATCAATGGTCTGAATAAAGCTAATGTGGCTATCGACCGTAAAGTGCTGGCCGATCTGGCTGTGCGCGATATTGATGCGTTTGGAGCCATTGCCAAAGTGGCTATTGCCCATCAAAGCAAACCTTAA
- the rpmI gene encoding 50S ribosomal protein L35 produces MPQKHRKSSGAKHFASPGLISGILLINIWRKQMPKLKSHSGAGKRFKRTGTGGFKCKQSHKRHILTKKSTKRKRQLRKTAILHPSDTPLVARMLPYS; encoded by the coding sequence ATGCCCCAAAAGCATCGAAAATCCAGTGGGGCCAAGCATTTTGCCTCACCGGGTTTAATCTCAGGGATTTTACTTATTAATATTTGGAGAAAACAAATGCCAAAACTGAAAAGCCATAGTGGCGCTGGTAAGCGCTTCAAGAGAACCGGCACTGGCGGTTTTAAATGCAAACAATCGCATAAACGCCATATTCTGACCAAAAAATCTACCAAACGGAAAAGACAGCTGCGTAAAACAGCCATCCTTCACCCTTCAGATACGCCTTTAGTAGCGCGTATGTTGCCTTATAGTTGA
- the infC gene encoding translation initiation factor IF-3: MSSKKDATRLNTEITARRVRVIGAEGEQVGVVSINEALQLAYDVSLDLVEISPNADPPVCKIMDFGKYQFELNKKLQAAKKKQKQIQIKEIKFRPGTEEGDYQVKLRSLIKFLNEGDKTKITVRFKGRELTHRELGMDLLKRIETDLEEVAGVEQFPKLEGRQMVMVMGPKKKK; this comes from the coding sequence ATCAGCTCTAAAAAAGATGCAACGCGCTTAAATACCGAGATTACCGCCAGGCGGGTAAGGGTAATAGGCGCTGAAGGTGAACAGGTTGGTGTTGTTTCCATAAATGAAGCTTTACAGCTTGCCTATGACGTGAGCCTGGATTTGGTCGAGATTTCGCCCAATGCCGATCCTCCCGTTTGTAAGATCATGGATTTTGGCAAATATCAGTTTGAGTTGAACAAAAAACTGCAAGCCGCCAAGAAAAAGCAGAAGCAAATCCAAATCAAGGAAATCAAGTTTAGGCCGGGCACTGAAGAAGGCGATTATCAGGTGAAATTACGCAGCCTGATCAAATTCTTGAATGAAGGCGACAAAACCAAAATTACCGTGCGTTTTAAAGGTCGCGAATTAACTCACCGTGAGTTGGGTATGGATTTGTTGAAACGTATTGAGACCGATCTGGAAGAAGTAGCCGGCGTTGAGCAGTTTCCCAAGCTGGAAGGCCGGCAAATGGTCATGGTCATGGGGCCGAAAAAGAAAAAATAG
- the thrS gene encoding threonine--tRNA ligase — MPVITLPDGSQRQFEHAVSVMDVAKSIGAGLAKATLAGKVDDKLVDASTLIETDARLQIITAKDAEGVEVIRHSTAHLLAQAVKQLFPAAQVTIGPIIENGFYYDFAYERSFTPEDLAAIEQKMQELATADIAINRSLLSRDAAVNFFTGLGEHYKAEIIASIPANEDLSLYEQGGFTDLCRGPHVPSTGKLKAFKLMKIAGAYWRGDAKNEMLQRIYGTAWADAKELAAYLHRLEEAEKRDHRKIGKALDLFHSQEEAPGMVFWHEKGWAIYQQVEQYIRQKLRLNGYSEVKTPQIVDRSLWEKSGHWDKFGDMIFTTHSENRDYAIKPMNCPCHIQIYNQGIKSYRDLPVRLAEFGSCHRNEPSGTLHGLMRVRNFVQDDAHIFCTEDQIQSEVSAFIDLLFEVYKDFGFSEVIIKLSTRPLNRVGDDAVWDKAEQALELALNTKGLAWQLQPGEGAFYGPKIEFSLKDCIGRVWQCGTIQVDFSMPDRLGAVFIGEDSARHIPVMLHRAILGSLERFIGILIEQYAGNFPLWLAPVQLVVLNITDRQADYAVQLHHELEKQGLRVKIDLRNEKIGFKIREHSIQRVPYLVIVGDKEMDNHAVTLRSQQGVDLGSFSVIDLVDRLKTEIADRK; from the coding sequence ATGCCTGTTATTACACTCCCAGACGGTTCTCAGCGTCAATTCGAGCATGCGGTTAGCGTAATGGATGTCGCTAAATCCATAGGTGCAGGCCTGGCAAAGGCCACCCTGGCCGGTAAGGTTGATGATAAGCTGGTGGATGCATCAACCCTTATCGAGACAGATGCCCGCTTACAGATTATTACCGCTAAAGATGCCGAGGGAGTCGAAGTCATTCGCCACTCCACCGCCCATTTATTGGCGCAGGCAGTCAAACAATTATTCCCAGCCGCACAAGTCACCATAGGGCCGATCATCGAAAACGGCTTTTATTACGATTTTGCCTATGAACGTTCTTTTACCCCGGAAGATTTGGCGGCTATCGAACAAAAAATGCAGGAACTGGCAACCGCGGATATTGCTATAAACCGCTCATTGTTATCGCGTGATGCGGCGGTCAATTTTTTCACTGGTCTGGGCGAGCATTATAAAGCCGAAATTATTGCCTCAATTCCGGCCAATGAAGATTTATCCTTGTATGAACAAGGTGGATTTACCGATTTGTGCCGGGGGCCGCATGTACCCAGTACCGGCAAACTAAAAGCGTTTAAATTAATGAAAATAGCCGGCGCCTATTGGCGCGGCGATGCCAAAAATGAAATGCTGCAGCGTATCTATGGTACAGCCTGGGCTGATGCCAAAGAATTGGCTGCCTATCTGCACCGCCTGGAAGAGGCCGAAAAACGCGATCATCGCAAAATAGGCAAGGCGCTGGATTTATTCCATTCCCAGGAAGAAGCGCCGGGTATGGTGTTTTGGCACGAGAAAGGTTGGGCCATTTATCAGCAGGTTGAGCAATATATTCGCCAAAAACTGCGCCTGAATGGTTATAGCGAAGTTAAAACGCCGCAGATAGTGGATCGCAGCCTGTGGGAAAAGTCCGGACATTGGGACAAGTTCGGCGATATGATTTTTACCACCCATTCGGAAAACCGCGATTACGCGATAAAGCCGATGAACTGCCCCTGCCATATCCAGATTTATAATCAGGGTATTAAAAGTTACCGGGATTTACCGGTGCGGCTGGCCGAGTTTGGTTCCTGTCATCGTAACGAACCATCAGGTACACTGCATGGCCTGATGCGGGTGAGAAATTTTGTTCAGGATGACGCGCATATATTTTGTACCGAAGACCAGATTCAGTCTGAAGTCTCGGCTTTTATTGATTTGCTGTTCGAAGTCTATAAAGATTTTGGATTTAGCGAAGTTATTATTAAACTTTCCACGCGTCCGCTCAACCGGGTCGGCGACGATGCAGTCTGGGATAAAGCCGAACAGGCTTTAGAGCTGGCTTTAAATACCAAAGGTCTGGCTTGGCAATTGCAACCAGGCGAAGGCGCGTTTTACGGGCCGAAAATCGAATTTTCCTTAAAAGACTGCATCGGCAGGGTGTGGCAATGCGGAACTATCCAGGTCGATTTTTCCATGCCGGATCGGCTGGGCGCAGTTTTTATCGGCGAAGACAGTGCCAGACATATACCTGTCATGCTGCACCGTGCTATCCTAGGATCTCTGGAGCGCTTTATCGGGATTTTGATCGAACAATATGCCGGAAATTTCCCTTTATGGCTGGCTCCGGTACAATTGGTAGTGTTAAATATTACCGATCGTCAGGCCGATTATGCTGTTCAGTTACATCATGAACTTGAAAAACAAGGTCTTAGAGTCAAAATTGACTTGAGAAATGAAAAGATAGGCTTTAAAATTCGCGAACATTCCATACAGCGAGTGCCGTATTTGGTCATTGTCGGCGACAAAGAAATGGATAATCATGCTGTCACGCTGCGCAGCCAGCAAGGTGTAGATCTTGGGAGTTTTTCAGTCATTGATTTGGTTGATCGCTTGAAAACAGAGATTGCGGACAGGAAATAA
- the nagZ gene encoding beta-N-acetylhexosaminidase: MTHTAIGPVMIDIEGQSLTALDKEKIAHPNTGGLILFSRNYESPAQITELIEAIRQARRAPILIAVDQEGGRVQRFQDDFTPLPAAAVYAEQADLTEDAGWLMAAELLAVGVDFSFAPVLDVDCGISEIIGNRSFSADPELAAQLAAKFRLGMNKAGMAAIGKHFPGHGAVALDSHLTLPVDERSLEQIRQQDLMPFQRLIKAGLEGIMPAHVVYPQVDVWPAGFSGIWLQDILRRELGFEGVIFSDDLSMAGAAIAGDYPDRAKLAQEAGCDMLLVCNNSSAAERVLDSLKIGRHPARERRLLTMRGGTALSREDLMLTTEWQQLSAKITLLSHAHAG; the protein is encoded by the coding sequence ATGACACACACCGCTATCGGCCCGGTAATGATAGATATCGAAGGCCAAAGCCTCACTGCGCTCGACAAAGAAAAAATTGCCCACCCCAATACCGGCGGCTTGATTTTGTTTAGTCGCAATTACGAGTCTCCGGCCCAAATCACCGAACTTATCGAAGCCATACGCCAGGCGCGGCGGGCGCCGATATTAATCGCGGTAGATCAGGAAGGTGGCCGGGTGCAGCGTTTTCAGGACGACTTTACGCCACTGCCTGCCGCTGCTGTGTATGCCGAGCAAGCGGATTTGACCGAGGATGCGGGATGGTTGATGGCTGCTGAATTGCTGGCGGTAGGGGTGGATTTCAGCTTTGCCCCGGTGCTGGATGTGGATTGCGGGATTAGCGAAATTATCGGCAATCGTTCATTTTCCGCCGATCCGGAACTGGCCGCACAGCTGGCTGCCAAGTTTCGCCTGGGTATGAATAAGGCCGGTATGGCGGCTATCGGCAAACATTTCCCCGGTCACGGCGCTGTGGCTTTGGATTCGCATTTAACGTTACCTGTTGATGAGCGCAGTCTTGAGCAGATTCGCCAACAGGATTTAATGCCGTTCCAACGCCTGATCAAGGCTGGACTGGAAGGGATTATGCCTGCCCATGTGGTTTATCCGCAGGTAGATGTCTGGCCGGCCGGATTTTCCGGAATCTGGTTGCAAGATATTCTGCGCCGGGAACTGGGCTTTGAGGGCGTAATTTTCAGCGATGATCTGAGCATGGCCGGCGCCGCTATCGCCGGCGATTATCCCGATCGGGCCAAACTGGCCCAGGAAGCCGGCTGTGATATGCTGCTGGTGTGCAATAATTCCTCCGCGGCTGAACGAGTACTGGACAGCCTGAAGATTGGCCGGCACCCGGCCCGGGAACGGCGCCTGCTGACCATGCGGGGCGGTACCGCGTTGTCCCGTGAAGACTTAATGCTGACCACTGAATGGCAACAGCTTTCCGCAAAAATTACATTACTGAGTCATGCCCATGCTGGATGA
- a CDS encoding hypoxanthine-guanine phosphoribosyltransferase, with translation MLDEIKQIEQNAICLYTEQEVEAALDDLATVITSKLHDQNPLVLCVINGGIVTTGKLLPRLKFPLTLDSIYASRYCNSTAGTDIQWLYLPTTPLTGRNVLIIDDILDEGHTLQAIAAYCRQQGANTVYSAVLLDKNIGHSKPIQADFIGLEVANLYLFGYGMDYKAYLRNAAGIYACKEIL, from the coding sequence ATGCTGGATGAAATCAAACAAATTGAACAAAACGCGATTTGCCTGTATACCGAGCAGGAAGTGGAGGCTGCCCTGGATGATTTGGCTACCGTCATCACCAGTAAACTGCACGACCAAAACCCGTTGGTACTGTGTGTGATTAACGGCGGCATCGTCACCACCGGCAAATTATTACCGCGCCTGAAATTTCCGCTGACACTGGACAGTATTTACGCCAGTCGCTACTGTAACAGCACCGCCGGCACCGATATCCAGTGGCTATACCTACCTACCACACCTTTAACCGGGCGCAATGTTTTAATTATTGATGACATTCTTGATGAAGGCCACACTTTACAGGCTATCGCCGCATACTGCCGCCAGCAAGGTGCAAACACTGTCTATAGTGCGGTTTTGCTGGATAAAAACATCGGCCACAGCAAACCTATCCAGGCTGACTTCATCGGCCTGGAAGTTGCCAATCTTTATTTGTTTGGCTATGGTATGGATTACAAAGCTTATCTGAGAAATGCAGCGGGTATTTATGCCTGCAAGGAAATTTTATGA
- a CDS encoding S-methyl-5'-thioinosine phosphorylase, with protein sequence MTLAIIGGTGLTKIDDLNIVDQQNLHTPYGTPSAPFQIAELNGQTIVFLARHGNPHRIPPHKINYRANIWGLKQLGVREIIAVAAVGGISAAMGPAHIAIPDQIIDYSYGRDHTFFADDLEHVTHIDFTLPYATHLRERIILAAEQSGIEISHNATYGCTQGPRLETSAEIKRLAQDGCDLVGMTGMPEAALAKELELAYANISVVANWGAGIVSGEITMAEIERNLETGMNKAIKLLTATISLSA encoded by the coding sequence ATGACATTGGCCATCATCGGCGGCACCGGACTTACCAAAATCGACGATTTGAATATCGTAGACCAGCAAAATCTGCATACCCCTTATGGTACGCCGTCCGCTCCTTTTCAAATTGCTGAACTCAACGGTCAAACCATTGTATTTTTGGCCAGGCATGGTAATCCACATCGCATTCCACCCCATAAGATAAATTATCGGGCTAATATTTGGGGCTTAAAGCAGTTAGGGGTTCGTGAAATTATTGCGGTTGCTGCGGTCGGTGGCATTAGCGCCGCGATGGGTCCGGCCCATATCGCCATTCCCGATCAGATCATCGATTACAGCTATGGCCGCGACCATACTTTCTTTGCTGATGATCTGGAGCATGTTACACATATCGACTTTACCCTGCCCTATGCGACGCATTTACGAGAACGCATCATTCTGGCCGCAGAGCAATCCGGCATCGAAATCAGTCACAACGCCACTTATGGCTGCACCCAAGGCCCCAGACTGGAAACCAGCGCAGAAATTAAGCGTCTGGCTCAGGATGGTTGTGATTTGGTAGGTATGACGGGCATGCCGGAAGCGGCTTTAGCCAAAGAATTGGAATTGGCATACGCCAATATTTCGGTAGTGGCTAACTGGGGAGCAGGAATTGTAAGCGGCGAAATTACCATGGCGGAAATCGAGCGCAATCTGGAAACCGGTATGAATAAGGCTATCAAGTTGCTTACTGCAACCATTTCGTTGAGTGCATAA
- a CDS encoding thiosulfate oxidation carrier protein SoxY: MLINRRFFLKFSFYTGLAGALFRPWQIARSAGAFSTGSYQATLYSLFGEQTVAVSDLVKLQLPAIAEDGAVVPITISSDLDNIEHIWILVEKNPTPLAAELVLTSPALAFMTTRIKMAESCAVVVVVKTPALLLMNQQWVKVMQGGCGTG; the protein is encoded by the coding sequence ATGTTGATAAATCGTCGATTTTTTCTGAAATTCAGCTTTTACACCGGCCTGGCCGGCGCATTATTCCGGCCCTGGCAAATTGCTCGGTCTGCCGGGGCTTTTAGCACCGGCTCTTATCAGGCTACGCTGTATAGTTTATTTGGTGAGCAAACCGTTGCTGTCAGCGATCTAGTCAAACTGCAATTACCGGCAATAGCTGAAGATGGTGCCGTGGTGCCTATCACTATCAGTAGTGATCTGGACAATATTGAACATATTTGGATACTGGTTGAAAAAAACCCGACGCCGTTGGCTGCAGAGCTGGTTTTGACCAGCCCGGCTCTGGCTTTTATGACGACTAGAATTAAAATGGCGGAAAGCTGTGCGGTGGTAGTTGTGGTTAAAACCCCTGCACTGCTGCTGATGAATCAGCAATGGGTGAAAGTCATGCAAGGCGGCTGCGGTACCGGTTAA
- the soxZ gene encoding thiosulfate oxidation carrier complex protein SoxZ: MSSIKIRSQQAGNMTEIRILLTHPMQNGRNRDPLSGRLIPAHFIEELQLKLNGVALMTVNMAGSIAKNPYFALRLKDLQRGDMLQVSWRDNLNQTDSSEYRLEY, from the coding sequence ATGTCCAGCATCAAGATTCGCAGCCAGCAAGCCGGCAATATGACCGAAATCAGAATTCTGCTTACGCACCCTATGCAAAATGGCCGTAACCGCGACCCGCTGAGCGGCAGGCTGATTCCTGCCCATTTTATTGAGGAATTGCAATTAAAGCTTAACGGCGTAGCGCTGATGACGGTGAATATGGCCGGCAGTATTGCCAAAAACCCTTATTTTGCCTTGCGCCTAAAGGATTTACAGCGGGGTGACATGTTGCAAGTCAGCTGGCGCGACAATCTTAATCAAACTGACAGTAGCGAATATAGGCTCGAATATTAA